One window from the genome of Oryza glaberrima chromosome 3, OglaRS2, whole genome shotgun sequence encodes:
- the LOC127766226 gene encoding inosine-5'-monophosphate dehydrogenase yields the protein MAASSADLADDGFPAPRLFSQGVSYTYDDVIFLPGYIGFPADAVDLSTRLSRRIPLSIPCVASPMDTVSEAAMAAAMASLGAAAVVHCNTEPHLQASIVRAAKSRRLPFISSVPFFSPASTPSLSDFAGHDYGLVTERGDSLSKLVGVAVAAETSSRQAPLPVSEYMRPAPRSVSASFDFEQAAAFLADEGLDYAPLVSDDGEVIDLITVNDVERIRSYPKLGKPSLGADGKFVVAASIGTREDDKRRLEQLVKAGANAIVVDSSQGNSIYQIDMIKYAKKMYPEVDLIGGNVVTIAQAQNLVASGVDGLRVGMGSGSICTTQEVCAVGRGQATAVYKVASYAKDHNVPVIADGGISNSGHIVKALSLGASTVMMGSFLAGSHEAPGTYEYKDGHRVKKYRGMGSLEAMTKGSDARYLGDTLKLKVAQGVVGAVADKGSVLRFIPYTMQAVKQGFQDLGASSLQSAHELLRSETIRLEVRTGAAQVEGGIHGLVSYEKKAF from the exons atggcggcgagcagcgccgaTCTCGCCGACGACGGCTTCCCGGCGCCGCGCCTCTTCTCGCAGGGCGTCTCCTACACCTACGACGACGTCATCTTCCTCCCGGGCTACATCGGGTTCCCGGCCGACGCCGTGGACCTCTCCACCCGCCTCTCCCGCCGCATCCCCCTCTCCATCCCCTGCGTGGCCTCCCCCATGGACACCGTCTCCgaggccgccatggccgccgccatggcatccctcggcgccgccgccgtcgtccactGCAACACCGAGCCCCACCTCCAGGCCTCCATCGTCCGCGCCGCCAagtcccgccgcctcccgttcATCTCCTCCGTCCCCTTcttctcccccgcctccaccccATCCCTCTCCGACTTCGCTGGCCACGACTACGGCCTGGTCACGGAGCGCGGCGATTCGCTCTCcaagctcgtcggcgtcgctgTTGCAGCCGAGACCTCCTCTCGTCAGGCTCCCCTCCCTGTCTCCGAGTACATGCGCCCCGCCCCGCGCTCGGTGTCCGCCTCTTTTGATTTCGAGCAGGCGGCCGCCTTTCTAGCGGACGAGGGTTTGGATTATGCCCCTCTTGTATCCGATGATGGCGAGGTAATCGACCTCATCACTGTCAATGATGTGGAGCGCATCCGGAGCTATCCGAAGCTAGGCAAGCCGTCTCTTGGAGCAGACGGGAAGTTTGTTGTTGCGGCTTCCATTGGGACCCGTGAGGATGACAAGCGAAGGCTGGAGCAGCTAGTTAAGGCAGGGGCAAATGCGATTGTTGTAGATAGCTCGCAGGGGAACTCTATCTACCAGATTGATATGATCAAGTATGCAAAGAAGATGTACCCGGAAGTGGACTTGATTGGAGGTAATGTGGTGACGATTGCGCAGGCACAGAATTTAGTTGCTTCTGGGGTGGATGGATTGCGTGTTGGGATGGGCTCTGGCTCAATTTGCACTACCCAGGAGGTTTGTGCCGTGGGCCGAGGACAG GCTACAGCAGTGTATAAGGTTGCATCTTATGCCAAAGATCACAATGTGCCAGTCATTGCGGATGGTGGAATTTCAAACTCTGGACATATTGTGAAGGCTTTGTCTCTGGGGGCATCCACTGTTATGATGGGTAGCTTCTTGGCTGGCAGCCATGAAGCTCCTGGTACTTACGAGTACAAG GATGGCCACCGTGTTAAAAAATACCGAGGCATGGGCTCTCTCGAAGCAATGACAAAGGGGAGTGACGCCAGGTACCTAGGCGATACCCTCAAGCTTAAAGTCGCCCAGGGAGTTGTTGGAGCAGTTGCTGATAAAGGTTCTGTGCTGAGGTTCATTCCTTATACAATGCAAGCTGTTAAGCAAGGGTTCCAAGATCTTGGTGCGTCATCTTTGCAGTCAGCTCATGAGCTGCTGCGATCGGAGACTATCAGATTAGAG